The genome window GACATCCCTCGGTCTTACGCTTACAAGCGGGCGGTACTTGCTACCGAATGTTGATCTTCTAGCTGGGCTCTACCCGCGGCCATCCATCAAGTACGGATCTCTTTTTCTTGAGGGAGACCTTGCTACTCCAGAAAACCTGGGCGTCGACAATCTTTTGGTGTGGACCGATGAATGATGAACTCTTCCT of Pseudomonas fluorescens contains these proteins:
- a CDS encoding phage baseplate plug family protein — its product is MQALPAQTLVARLGKNSLTIELQWMVRMSVFRVNILTSLGLTLTSGRYLLPNVDLLAGLYPRPSIKYGSLFLEGDLATPENLGVDNLLVWTDE